A single genomic interval of Pomacea canaliculata isolate SZHN2017 linkage group LG5, ASM307304v1, whole genome shotgun sequence harbors:
- the LOC112563637 gene encoding 60 kDa SS-A/Ro ribonucleoprotein-like, translating into MVVFTSVGSPKRHIDDDESDSDDAAMETDGPPSRKEIRLEQDLRHVSLCQKSCGQLIPVSDDQEMEPMEIEDLLFRSQEGRPPGENSANNENPLVGVYPRYHGSFRDDESDEDPEGDEVMPTQKVDSQAKFQVSDLTKLKRQLILGAPSCCIRFRSSRNDPMTSGFDWSLVDRVIKDGKGMEVVEVLKDVSLKGRTSSQDGVIITLALCIRSQDIKTKTAAFAAMQDICTTPTLLFQLINYIEIISKKTKSTGWGRGLRRAVCQWYNSHAHNPVHLAMHVTKYGSRCHWSHRDLFRLSHIKPVNDAIGFIVRYLVKGFQEAQKLCPDTRYRGQEQLQEVQRYLKAVDEAKMCEDVQRTIELIREHRLVREHLRTEMLNSAEVWRVMLPDMPLTAMLRNLAKMTTLGLFNDPANISLVRAKLTNVEALKKARVHPLKILTALRTYLRGKGERGKLVWEPNDEVAEVLNMAFYQSFTAVEPTGKKFLIAVDISSSMAAAFHNSSMSCREAATCIAMVTARTETNCDVVGFHTDLIELPQFKEESKTLQQLVTATQHLGFGATDCSRPMTYACEKNKDFDVFMVLTDNETNSHRLPPWQALQEYREAMNKPSAKLIVVAMTAHDFSIARPDDVHMLDVVGFDPELPEVIREFVMGHLE; encoded by the exons CTGCCATGGAAACAGATGGGCCGCCGTCAAGGAAAGAAATCCGACTAGAACAAGACCTCCGACATGTAAGTTTGTGCCAGAAGTCGTGCGGACAGCTCATTCCAGTTTCTGATGACCAAGAGATGGAACCAATGGAAAT AGAGGACTTGTTATTCAGAAGTCAAGAGGGAAGACCGCCAGGCGAGAATTCGGCCAACAATGAGAACCCATTGGTTGGTGTATACCCTCGATACCATGGATCCTTTCGTGATGATGAGAGCGATGAGGACCCAGAAGGCGATGAGGTTATGCCTACCCAGAAGGTCGATTCCCAGGCAAAGTTCCAGGTGTCCGATCTCACGAAGCTGAAGCGGCAACTGATTCTGGGAGCCCCCAGCTGCTGCATCAGATTCAGGTCAAGTCGGAATGACCCCATGACCTCAGGATTTGACTGGTCCCTGGTGGACAGAGTTATTAAAGACGGCAAAGGAATGGAG GTGGTGGAAGTCCTGAAGGATGTTAGTCTCAAGGGCCGGACCAGCAGTCAGGATGGTGTGATCATCACACTGGCGCTGTGTATCCGCAGTCAGGACATCAAGACAAAGACAGCGGCTTTTGCTGCCATGCAG GACATTTGCACCACCCCTACCCTGTTGTTTCAACTCATCAACTATATCGAGATCAtttccaagaaaacaaaaagcacggGTTGGGGGCGGGGCTTGAGGCGTGCCGTGTGCCAATGGTACAACAGCCACGCCCACAACCCGGTGCACTTGGCCATGCACGTGACCAAGTACGGAAGTCGGTGCCACTGGAGTCACCGCGACCTGTTCCGCCTGTCGCACATCAAACCAGTCAACGACGCCATCGGCTTCATCGTCCGTTACCTCGTCAAGGGCTTCCAGGAGGCACAGAAGCTTTGTCCGGACACACGATATCGCGGTCAAGAGCAGCTACAGGAG GTGCAAAGGTACCTGAAAGCTGTAGACGAGGCCAAAATGTGTGAGGATGTACAGAGAACAATAGAACTCATCCGAGAACACCGCCTGGTACGTGAACACCTGCGCACCGAGATGTTGAACAGTGCTGAGGTGTGGCGGGTCATGCTTCCCGACATGCCCCTCACGGCGATGCTGCGTAACCTGGCCAAGATGACCACCTTGGG ACTGTTCAATGACCCGGCAAACATAAGCCTCGTGAGGGCAAAACTGACGAACGTGGAGGCCCTGAAAAAGGCGAGGGTTCATCCACTGAAGATCCTCACAGCTCTCCGTACATACCTCAGAGGAAAAGGAGAGCGGGGAAAACTCGTCTGGGAG CCAAATGATGAGGTTGCAGAGGTCCTTAATATGGCGTTTTATCAAAGTTTTACCGCTGTGGAGCCGACAGGAAAGAAGTTTTTGATTGCTGTTGACATATCCAGTTCCATGGCAGCTGCATTTCACAACTCCAGCATGAGTTGCCGGGAAGCTGCAACTTGCATTGCCATGGTAACAGCGAGG ACGGAAACAAACTGTGACGTGGTTGGGTTCCACACTGATCTGATAGAGCTTCCCCAGttcaaagaagaaagcaagacGCTTCAGCAGTTGGTGACAGCGACCCAGCACCTTGGCTTCGGAGCCACCGACTGCTCCCGACCCATGACCTACGCCTGCGAAAAGAACAAAGACTTTGATGTGTTCATGGTGTTGACGGACAACGAGACCAACTCCCACCGTCTGCCGCCATGGCAGGCGCTGCAGGAGTACCGCGAGGCCATGAACAAGCCCTCGGCAAAACTCATTGTGGTTGCCATGACAGCACATGACTTCAGCATCGCGCGACCCGATGATGTCCATATGTTGGACGTGGTCGGATTTGATCCTGAACTACCTGAGGTCATCAGGGAGTTTGTGATGGGGCACCTAGAATGA